Proteins encoded within one genomic window of Edaphobacter lichenicola:
- a CDS encoding AAA family ATPase — protein sequence MLKKIILLRERVEDWTAYPFSVPAIASLPEISIHSRIAFFAGENGTGKSTLLEAIAAHYGFGPEGGNRSIRHDTTEHNHSTDSLVRALRLSFDKRTGAGFFLRAESFFNTATHIDELDKEGFGPPILRSYGGQSLHTRSHGETFFTLLEHKFTRNGFFLLDEPEAALSPQRQLSFLILIHDTLRRYKDAQFLISTHSPVLLGYPGAQIFSFDDGHLHEISYEDTAPLQIVRRFTNDRDSFLEELFAETPSLFEEPDK from the coding sequence ATGCTCAAAAAGATCATCCTCCTGCGCGAACGAGTGGAAGACTGGACCGCCTACCCCTTCTCTGTCCCCGCCATCGCCTCCCTGCCTGAGATATCAATCCACTCACGCATCGCCTTCTTCGCCGGAGAGAACGGAACCGGAAAATCCACCCTCCTCGAAGCCATCGCCGCCCACTACGGCTTCGGCCCCGAGGGCGGCAACCGCAGCATCCGCCACGACACCACAGAACACAACCACTCCACAGACAGCCTCGTGCGAGCACTCCGCCTCTCCTTCGACAAGCGCACCGGAGCAGGCTTCTTTCTCCGAGCGGAGAGCTTCTTTAATACCGCGACACACATTGATGAACTCGACAAAGAGGGATTCGGCCCACCGATCCTACGCTCGTACGGAGGACAGAGCCTTCACACCCGCTCTCACGGCGAAACCTTCTTCACCCTCCTCGAGCACAAGTTCACCCGCAACGGCTTCTTCCTCCTCGACGAACCCGAAGCCGCCCTCTCCCCGCAGCGCCAACTATCCTTCCTCATCCTCATCCACGACACCCTGCGCCGCTACAAAGACGCCCAGTTCCTCATCTCCACCCACTCCCCCGTCCTGCTCGGCTATCCCGGCGCCCAGATCTTCTCCTTCGACGACGGCCATCTCCACGAGATCTCCTACGAAGACACCGCACCCCTTCAAATCGTCCGCCGCTTCACCAACGACCGCGACAGTTTCCTCGAAGAGCTCTTCGCGGAAACCCCTTCCCTCTTCGAAGAACCCGACAAGTAG
- a CDS encoding DMT family protein, with the protein MWTIFLLIGSNIFMTFAWYGHLKFKEVPLWKVIVVSWGIAFFEYCLQVPANRIGSKSFSPDQLKVIQEVITLTVFGVFSTFYFGDKLHWNHFAAFGCLIAGAFFMFHKF; encoded by the coding sequence ATGTGGACCATCTTTTTGCTGATTGGCTCGAATATCTTTATGACCTTTGCCTGGTATGGGCACCTGAAGTTCAAGGAGGTGCCGTTGTGGAAGGTGATTGTGGTGAGCTGGGGCATCGCCTTCTTTGAGTACTGCCTGCAGGTGCCGGCCAACCGGATCGGGTCGAAGAGCTTCAGTCCGGATCAGCTCAAGGTGATTCAGGAGGTGATTACGCTGACGGTGTTCGGCGTGTTTTCGACCTTTTACTTCGGCGACAAGCTGCATTGGAACCACTTTGCGGCGTTCGGCTGCCTGATCGCCGGTGCGTTTTTTATGTTTCACAAGTTTTAA
- a CDS encoding YggS family pyridoxal phosphate-dependent enzyme, with product MSIAGNLEHLQQQIHEACRRANRSDSEVALMAVSKVHPVEVILEAYAAGQRLFGENRVQEFQEKSQHLAALNDAEFHLIGPLQSNKTTRAAELFQAIDAVDSLKIAQRLDAAAKALGKKLPILVEVKLSHEESKHGLDPAELPALLAAMEPLESVEAVGLMTVPPWSEDAELARPYFRDLRKLRDQSLTSFPKLTQLSMGMSNDFQVAIEEGSTCVRVGTALFGKRIVASAG from the coding sequence ATGTCCATCGCCGGAAACCTCGAACACCTTCAGCAACAGATCCACGAAGCCTGCCGCCGAGCCAACCGCTCCGACAGCGAAGTAGCCCTGATGGCAGTCAGCAAGGTCCACCCGGTCGAGGTCATCCTCGAGGCCTACGCCGCCGGCCAACGCCTCTTCGGCGAGAACCGGGTACAGGAGTTTCAGGAAAAATCCCAGCACCTCGCCGCACTGAACGACGCCGAGTTCCACCTCATCGGCCCCCTCCAATCCAACAAAACCACCCGCGCAGCCGAGCTATTCCAGGCCATCGACGCCGTCGACTCGCTAAAGATCGCACAACGGCTCGACGCAGCCGCCAAAGCACTGGGAAAGAAGCTGCCGATCCTGGTCGAGGTGAAGCTGAGCCACGAGGAGTCCAAACACGGCCTCGACCCAGCCGAACTACCCGCTCTCCTCGCCGCAATGGAGCCGCTCGAGTCGGTAGAAGCCGTAGGACTGATGACGGTTCCACCGTGGTCCGAGGACGCCGAACTCGCGCGGCCCTACTTCCGCGACCTCCGCAAGCTGAGAGACCAATCGCTCACCAGCTTCCCAAAGCTCACGCAGCTATCCATGGGAATGTCGAACGACTTCCAGGTAGCCATCGAAGAGGGCAGCACCTGCGTCCGCGTCGGGACAGCCCTCTTCGGCAAACGGATCGTGGCCAGCGCCGGATGA
- a CDS encoding APC family permease — MNSEPTPNALHRGLSTGAALSLNVIDMVGVGPFVTLPLIVGVMGGPQAMLGWLMGALLSLCDGLIWSELGTAYPEAGGSYAYLKHLYGEKTWGRAFSFLYAWQVLISAPLSIASGCIGFAQYLSFFLPNASHPFASTSLLGVPVVLSGQTLIAMSACAAAVIVLRRSIFAIGRIARWLGVAVGLTLVLLIVVGLTHFSPHLAFDFPAGAFRINHAFFAGLGAGMLISAYDYWGYYGVCFLGAEVRDPERTIPRAVLGSIGVVATLYLLMNISVLGVLPWREMAQNTDSHARMFTMAVFMEKLYGHAAAGVIVLLIALAALASVFALLLGYSRIPFAAARDGNFPSWFGAVHPKHRVPVHSLLTLGGITLMCCIFRLQEVITTLVVIRILFQFLLQGTATLLPKHRCERKTRGFRMPLYPLPVLLALGGFVFILFSRPNFLREMRTAGLILVAGSAVYALRFINVRSWIEKS, encoded by the coding sequence ATGAACTCCGAGCCCACACCCAATGCGCTCCATCGCGGCCTCTCAACCGGCGCTGCGCTGAGCCTGAACGTTATCGACATGGTCGGTGTCGGTCCGTTCGTCACGCTGCCCCTGATCGTGGGAGTCATGGGCGGACCGCAGGCAATGCTCGGCTGGCTGATGGGCGCCCTCCTCTCCCTCTGCGACGGCCTGATCTGGAGCGAACTAGGCACCGCCTACCCTGAGGCCGGCGGCTCCTACGCCTACCTAAAACACCTCTACGGAGAGAAGACCTGGGGGCGGGCATTTTCCTTTCTCTACGCCTGGCAGGTCCTGATCAGCGCCCCCCTCTCGATCGCCTCCGGGTGTATAGGATTCGCACAATACCTCTCTTTTTTTCTTCCGAACGCCAGCCACCCGTTCGCCTCCACGTCGCTTCTCGGTGTTCCGGTGGTACTGAGCGGACAGACACTGATTGCGATGAGCGCGTGCGCAGCCGCTGTGATCGTTCTGCGCCGCAGCATCTTCGCTATCGGTCGAATCGCACGCTGGCTTGGAGTTGCCGTAGGTCTCACGCTTGTCTTGCTGATTGTGGTTGGATTGACCCACTTCAGCCCTCATCTGGCCTTCGACTTCCCGGCTGGTGCCTTTCGCATCAACCATGCATTCTTCGCCGGCCTCGGCGCTGGAATGTTGATCTCTGCCTACGATTATTGGGGCTACTACGGGGTATGCTTCCTGGGTGCTGAGGTCCGCGATCCCGAAAGGACTATTCCACGTGCCGTGCTGGGCTCAATCGGCGTTGTCGCGACGCTCTATCTGCTGATGAACATAAGCGTTCTTGGCGTACTCCCATGGCGAGAGATGGCACAGAACACCGACAGCCATGCTCGCATGTTCACGATGGCAGTCTTCATGGAGAAGCTGTACGGGCACGCCGCCGCTGGAGTAATTGTTCTGCTAATCGCCCTCGCAGCGCTTGCATCCGTGTTTGCGTTATTGCTCGGATATTCGCGAATTCCTTTTGCTGCTGCACGGGACGGTAACTTCCCCTCATGGTTTGGAGCTGTACATCCGAAACATCGAGTCCCAGTGCACTCCCTTTTGACCCTCGGCGGCATAACACTTATGTGTTGCATCTTCAGGCTGCAGGAAGTCATCACGACTCTTGTAGTGATTCGCATCTTGTTTCAATTTCTGCTGCAGGGAACGGCCACGCTGCTACCAAAGCACCGCTGCGAGCGCAAGACGCGAGGATTTCGGATGCCACTGTACCCCCTGCCCGTGTTGCTGGCGCTGGGTGGATTTGTCTTCATTCTCTTTTCGCGACCGAACTTCCTGCGAGAGATGCGAACAGCCGGGCTGATCCTGGTAGCGGGCTCCGCTGTGTATGCGTTGCGTTTTATAAATGTCCGAAGCTGGATAGAAAAGAGCTAG
- a CDS encoding outer membrane beta-barrel protein has product MMHLRSVLLLILLSVLSGVLHAQAISMGGINDDIPRFAVGANYNYFHANAPPGQCGCFSLNGGSGTILINVTPVWAAVADIAVAHANNVDNTSQNITIVNYLFGARYTRRNSSRFVPYGEVLFGGAKEDVNFQFTINRNSFGLAAGGGVSTRLKRRLGLTIAEFDYVYTQIPNAANDRQNNIRISTGVTYNFGR; this is encoded by the coding sequence ATGATGCATCTTCGAAGCGTCCTGCTTCTAATACTTCTATCCGTCTTGTCCGGGGTTCTGCATGCCCAGGCCATATCAATGGGTGGAATCAACGACGACATACCGCGATTCGCGGTAGGTGCCAACTATAACTACTTCCACGCGAACGCTCCCCCGGGCCAGTGCGGTTGCTTCTCGCTCAACGGAGGCAGTGGAACGATACTTATAAACGTGACCCCCGTATGGGCCGCAGTAGCCGATATCGCGGTCGCCCACGCTAACAACGTTGATAACACTTCTCAAAACATTACCATAGTTAACTATCTCTTTGGTGCGCGGTACACTCGTCGAAATTCAAGCCGTTTCGTCCCTTATGGCGAAGTACTGTTTGGCGGAGCGAAAGAGGATGTCAATTTTCAATTCACGATCAACCGCAACTCGTTTGGGTTAGCTGCAGGAGGAGGCGTAAGCACTCGACTTAAGCGAAGACTGGGCTTGACCATTGCTGAATTTGACTATGTCTACACGCAGATTCCCAACGCCGCGAACGACCGTCAAAACAATATCAGAATTAGTACAGGTGTCACCTATAACTTCGGCCGATAG
- a CDS encoding Ig-like domain repeat protein — protein MAIASAYLDTDNNLDVVTGDAAQTISVLLGNGDGTFQPKVNYAGCIVGKALQILLADFNRDGVTDIALGCSDGANGGLVIILGSGGGVFQAPVYYPTGDVASIAVGDFNGDGLLDIALSNKSQKNVTIFIGDGKGKFAPEAVTLLTPDLAHGVVVADFNMDGHDDVAYAVNTSTPGSSLSDLYLALGNGDGTFQVPTSSVATEIGEFLTAGDTNADDFPDIVSSSITRPGSGNSNIGNSLFVLLGDGKGGFTTTPYVSDIPSDPHLADVNGDGIPDIIAGGSTGALVYQGNGDGTFQNYQEPGIGGFALTYAVNAGDYNNDGNADLIGTDADTPRAAVSLSQVQQTSVASALTQVAVFPLGSGVHQVDASYSGDSIYIGSVSATVPLTAAPVNTTLALTASATSAILPGQAIVLTAVLSPYTVGPPTTTTNNEPVKFFTGTTLLGSGSLVNGVATLTATMLPVGADTLTAVFAGDSNYNPSNSNSVTATVSNVLLSSSLNPSIYLQSVTFTGTVATGKTGTITFFDGTTSIGSGIISGTTATFTTSSLSVGAHNITAQYGSNNSPVLVQVVNKATPTVNVITSGSSSYGDTVTITASVPSDATGTIAFTSGTLSLGLGTITGGTVSVTTTLLSPPSDLITATYSGDGNYNSAVGTTTQTVAKDSPTSTLTSSVNPSLPGGAVTFTDTLSANVAGTVSFASGSTLLGSSTLANGVATFTTSTLPLGNNVIIATYGGDGNNNASSSTLTQVVAKLSPSVTVTTSGSSIYGHSVTITASVPTGPTGTITLTSGGVTLGSGAVTSTSGTVTISTTILPVGNDLITANYSGDNVNNPATGSTTQTVTKASPTETLSSSLNPSAANQSVVFTASVPSTATGTVTFLFGSTILGTAPLTNGVATISSTTLPIGSDTITATYNGDTNNTTATATLTQIVNKATPTVIVTTSGSSTVGSPVTITATVPPGTTGTITVTSGGTTLGSGTVNPTTGTVTVTTTTLPVGSDPITASYGGDTNDNPATGTTTQTVTKATPIVTLTSSANPSAVNQSVTFTASLPSGVTGTVTFTSGSTVLGTSTITGGDATISTSTLPTGSDTITATYNGDTNNNSATASLTQSVGKNTPPVTVTTSGSSTYGGSVTITTTVPPGTTGTITVTSGGTTLGSGTVNPTTGTVTITTTTLPVGSDPITASYGGDANDNPATGSTTQIVAKATPSVNLTSSTNPSAFNQAVTFTATLPTGVTGTVTFTSGSTFLGTSTITSGTATISTSTLPTGSDAITATYNGDTNNNSATASLTQSVGKNTPILPPPVVSSSNLPVDTPETITETVPTGVTGTVTFSNGTIPLGSATIVNGVATLTVPSLPLGVDSITAATSGDANNNPATSPPTLVTVGKTATIVTLTSSTNPSAVSQSITFSAVVHPGATGLVTFLDGSTTLGTGVVNTSGVATFSTSALTIGSHPITASYGGDSSYSPSISSVLAQVISKIPTVITITESTPAQLIATGITFTANVTASSPNATGTVTFMDGPTILGTAILTSNGGVAVSLSTNANAALLTSKLATGSHQIIAVYSGDSSFAPSTSAPANDVVEDFTNTNSGPASQNIFPGATTSYNFSLAPVSVTTFLNDVTLTVTGLPPGSTYTLTPSSVAAGSGVTGVVLSVQTSNSLRAQDHPLQGMPHKRNELPIAVGMLGLLGLGTIRKLRKKMPRTLMLALLALGSLLPIAALSGCAGGYFTLTPTTYTVTVTGVEGTVQHAATATLIVQ, from the coding sequence GTGGCAATTGCGTCGGCCTATCTCGATACGGACAACAACCTGGATGTCGTAACAGGAGATGCTGCGCAGACGATCTCTGTACTTCTTGGAAACGGGGATGGAACCTTCCAGCCGAAGGTAAACTATGCCGGCTGTATCGTAGGGAAAGCTCTCCAGATTCTCCTTGCCGATTTCAATCGAGACGGTGTCACTGACATTGCCCTTGGTTGCTCCGATGGCGCGAATGGTGGTCTCGTGATCATCCTAGGGAGCGGGGGCGGTGTATTTCAGGCGCCAGTTTATTATCCAACCGGCGATGTCGCGAGCATTGCAGTTGGAGACTTTAACGGTGATGGACTTCTGGATATCGCACTCTCCAATAAGTCACAGAAGAACGTCACAATTTTTATTGGCGATGGAAAGGGTAAGTTTGCCCCTGAGGCGGTGACTCTTCTTACTCCTGATCTCGCCCATGGCGTGGTTGTTGCGGACTTCAACATGGACGGCCACGACGATGTGGCCTATGCGGTCAATACTTCGACACCCGGCAGTTCGCTGTCGGACCTCTATCTTGCCCTTGGGAATGGAGACGGCACATTTCAGGTGCCAACATCTTCAGTGGCGACCGAGATAGGGGAGTTCCTCACCGCTGGGGATACAAACGCCGACGACTTCCCCGATATCGTCTCCAGTTCAATTACTCGTCCAGGCAGCGGGAATAGCAACATTGGCAACAGTCTCTTCGTCCTTCTTGGAGACGGAAAGGGAGGTTTTACGACTACGCCCTACGTCTCTGACATCCCATCAGACCCCCACCTTGCTGATGTGAATGGAGATGGGATCCCTGACATCATTGCAGGAGGTAGTACCGGCGCTCTCGTCTATCAGGGCAATGGCGATGGAACCTTTCAGAATTATCAGGAGCCTGGCATAGGTGGCTTCGCGCTCACATACGCCGTAAATGCAGGAGACTATAACAACGACGGCAATGCAGATCTCATCGGAACCGATGCTGACACACCTCGGGCAGCTGTTTCGTTGAGTCAGGTCCAGCAGACATCTGTGGCCTCTGCCCTCACTCAGGTCGCTGTCTTTCCACTTGGTAGTGGCGTTCATCAAGTAGATGCGAGTTACTCTGGCGACTCTATTTACATAGGCAGCGTCTCAGCCACTGTCCCACTTACTGCCGCACCCGTAAATACGACACTTGCTCTGACGGCGTCTGCAACTTCAGCTATTTTGCCTGGGCAGGCTATCGTGTTGACTGCTGTCCTGTCCCCCTACACAGTCGGGCCGCCAACCACGACGACTAACAATGAGCCAGTGAAATTTTTCACCGGGACTACTCTTCTCGGCTCTGGAAGCCTAGTGAACGGAGTCGCCACGCTAACGGCAACTATGTTGCCAGTGGGAGCCGATACCCTCACTGCCGTATTCGCTGGAGACTCAAACTACAACCCCAGCAATTCTAATTCGGTTACGGCCACAGTTTCTAATGTCCTGCTAAGCTCGTCGCTCAATCCTTCAATTTATCTGCAATCTGTTACCTTCACTGGAACTGTAGCTACTGGAAAGACCGGCACAATAACCTTCTTCGACGGTACAACGAGCATCGGAAGCGGCATCATATCTGGCACAACAGCGACATTCACAACCTCTAGCCTCTCAGTGGGCGCCCATAATATCACCGCACAGTATGGCTCTAACAATTCCCCTGTCCTTGTTCAGGTAGTTAATAAGGCGACACCAACCGTAAACGTTATAACCTCTGGGTCTAGCAGTTATGGCGACACAGTTACAATCACAGCTTCGGTTCCAAGTGACGCGACTGGCACGATTGCCTTTACAAGCGGAACCCTCTCTCTTGGCTTGGGAACTATCACCGGTGGCACGGTATCAGTAACTACGACCCTGCTGTCGCCGCCAAGCGATCTCATCACCGCCACTTACAGCGGAGATGGCAACTACAACTCGGCCGTGGGAACTACTACCCAGACTGTAGCTAAAGACAGCCCCACGTCGACCTTGACATCTTCAGTCAATCCCTCGTTACCCGGAGGGGCAGTTACCTTTACAGATACGTTGTCGGCAAACGTTGCTGGTACGGTCTCATTTGCGAGTGGCTCGACCCTCCTGGGGAGTTCAACACTGGCGAATGGTGTCGCCACATTCACGACCTCAACGCTTCCTCTTGGCAATAACGTCATCATCGCGACATACGGTGGCGATGGAAATAACAATGCTTCCAGCTCTACCTTGACTCAAGTCGTTGCGAAGTTAAGTCCATCGGTGACAGTTACCACCTCCGGTTCGAGCATCTATGGCCATTCCGTCACAATTACGGCGTCTGTGCCGACCGGTCCGACTGGCACGATCACGCTCACTAGTGGTGGTGTGACGTTGGGATCAGGCGCTGTTACGTCAACTTCTGGGACAGTCACGATTTCGACCACGATATTGCCGGTAGGCAACGATCTGATAACGGCAAACTACAGTGGAGACAATGTTAACAACCCCGCGACAGGTTCAACGACTCAGACGGTAACAAAGGCGTCCCCCACTGAGACACTCTCGTCGTCGCTCAATCCGTCTGCAGCGAATCAGTCGGTAGTCTTTACTGCGTCTGTTCCGTCAACTGCTACCGGCACCGTGACCTTCTTGTTCGGTTCGACCATTTTGGGAACAGCACCCCTGACTAACGGGGTGGCAACGATAAGCAGCACAACGCTGCCAATAGGTTCCGACACGATTACTGCCACCTACAATGGCGATACGAATAACACCACAGCGACGGCAACTCTGACCCAGATTGTGAATAAGGCGACACCGACGGTGATTGTTACTACCTCAGGCTCCAGCACTGTTGGAAGTCCTGTCACGATCACAGCGACGGTCCCCCCTGGTACAACCGGCACAATAACGGTCACCAGTGGCGGCACGACCTTGGGATCTGGGACAGTAAATCCGACGACCGGAACTGTAACCGTCACCACGACGACGCTTCCGGTAGGCAGTGATCCGATCACCGCCTCCTACGGTGGCGATACGAATGACAACCCAGCCACCGGCACTACCACGCAAACGGTGACCAAGGCCACTCCGATCGTAACTCTAACCTCCTCGGCGAACCCATCTGCGGTGAATCAGTCTGTGACCTTTACTGCTTCGCTTCCATCTGGCGTAACCGGCACGGTGACCTTTACCAGTGGTTCAACTGTTCTCGGCACTTCAACAATAACGGGTGGAGATGCAACCATCTCCACATCTACCCTGCCGACAGGAAGCGACACGATTACTGCTACCTACAACGGAGATACCAATAACAACTCCGCAACGGCTAGCCTCACACAATCCGTCGGAAAAAATACGCCGCCCGTGACGGTGACCACCTCTGGATCCAGCACCTATGGTGGTTCGGTCACGATCACAACGACTGTTCCCCCTGGTACAACCGGAACAATCACGGTCACTAGCGGCGGCACGACGTTGGGATCTGGCACAGTAAATCCGACGACTGGAACCGTAACAATCACTACAACGACGCTTCCGGTAGGCAGTGATCCGATCACAGCCTCCTACGGTGGCGATGCGAACGACAATCCCGCAACCGGCTCAACTACCCAAATTGTGGCAAAAGCAACTCCTTCAGTAAATCTGACATCTTCCACGAACCCGTCTGCTTTCAATCAAGCTGTAACGTTCACAGCCACGCTTCCGACCGGCGTAACGGGTACAGTGACCTTCACCAGCGGTTCAACTTTCCTCGGCACCTCAACAATAACGAGTGGAACTGCAACCATCTCCACCTCTACCTTGCCGACAGGAAGCGACGCGATCACCGCCACCTACAACGGAGATACCAATAACAACTCCGCAACCGCTAGCCTCACACAATCCGTCGGGAAAAATACGCCGATCCTGCCTCCGCCTGTTGTGTCGTCGTCTAACCTACCCGTCGATACACCCGAGACTATTACCGAGACAGTCCCAACCGGCGTTACTGGTACAGTTACTTTCTCGAACGGTACGATTCCATTAGGATCAGCGACCATTGTGAATGGCGTTGCAACTCTTACAGTTCCATCGCTTCCACTCGGAGTTGATTCCATTACTGCGGCCACCTCCGGAGACGCGAATAATAATCCCGCTACGTCACCACCTACTCTCGTAACAGTAGGAAAAACAGCCACTATAGTAACCCTGACATCGTCGACTAATCCATCGGCAGTTAGTCAGTCTATAACCTTCTCTGCCGTCGTACATCCTGGGGCAACTGGTTTGGTGACCTTCCTCGACGGTTCGACCACTCTGGGCACTGGAGTAGTCAATACTTCAGGAGTAGCGACTTTTTCCACATCCGCATTGACGATTGGGTCTCACCCCATCACTGCATCTTATGGGGGCGATTCGAGCTATAGTCCATCTATCTCCTCGGTGTTAGCACAGGTCATCAGTAAGATCCCAACCGTCATCACTATCACTGAAAGTACGCCTGCCCAACTCATCGCGACTGGAATTACCTTCACCGCCAACGTTACCGCTTCGAGCCCAAATGCTACAGGAACGGTAACGTTTATGGATGGCCCAACCATACTGGGAACAGCTATTCTCACGTCGAATGGGGGTGTCGCTGTGTCGCTTAGCACCAATGCTAATGCGGCTCTCCTTACTTCCAAGCTGGCTACGGGCTCACATCAGATCATAGCGGTCTATTCGGGAGACAGTTCCTTTGCACCCAGTACGTCAGCTCCCGCGAACGACGTCGTGGAAGATTTCACGAACACAAACAGTGGCCCCGCCAGCCAGAACATCTTCCCAGGAGCGACTACAAGCTATAACTTCAGCCTTGCTCCCGTTAGTGTTACAACCTTTCTCAACGATGTGACATTAACGGTCACAGGATTACCGCCAGGTTCAACCTATACCCTCACTCCATCCTCGGTAGCTGCTGGCAGCGGAGTCACTGGAGTTGTTCTCAGTGTTCAAACCAGCAACTCTCTCCGTGCACAGGACCATCCCCTCCAAGGCATGCCTCACAAAAGAAACGAACTGCCGATCGCTGTTGGGATGCTTGGACTTCTAGGACTCGGAACAATCCGAAAGTTGCGAAAGAAGATGCCTCGTACTTTGATGCTCGCCCTACTAGCGCTCGGCTCTCTTCTACCAATCGCTGCACTTAGTGGCTGCGCAGGTGGGTATTTCACTCTTACTCCCACAACCTACACTGTCACGGTAACCGGTGTCGAAGGTACCGTCCAACATGCCGCAACCGCCACTTTGATCGTTCAGTAG
- a CDS encoding SIS domain-containing protein — translation MTEPTLIPQELVTFPHAMLREIYEQPQALAATIEQYVPGGVSTAETFQPVVDAIGGRERLVIAASGSSRHAGLAGEIMLEDLAGISVDVEYASEYTYRSTHTLHNPGVVVISQSGETADTLAALREAHARGLATVAITNNARSSMATEASASMPTFAGVEKAIPATKSFTTQLAVLYSLALHLARVRGRMTLQAAEAHGRELQEIPRLLQTALPEWQRQIDALTPQLASSRTLLYLGRGAHYAIAREGALKLKESAYLNAEGYPSGELKHGPNALVSKDSPLIMIATADSGDPDSLLRYSKVLQLMKDMRTQGAGIIALATEGDQEVPQYSDSCLFIPASNDLLSTILEVVPFQLLAYSLAISRGIDVDRPRNLVKAVIEE, via the coding sequence ATGACAGAACCGACGCTCATTCCGCAGGAGCTTGTGACATTTCCTCACGCCATGCTGCGCGAGATCTACGAGCAACCCCAGGCTCTCGCCGCGACTATCGAGCAATATGTGCCGGGCGGCGTCTCAACAGCAGAGACGTTTCAACCGGTGGTCGATGCTATCGGAGGGCGAGAGCGGCTGGTTATTGCCGCCAGTGGATCTAGCCGGCACGCGGGTCTTGCCGGTGAAATCATGCTTGAAGATCTGGCTGGGATCTCTGTCGACGTCGAATACGCCAGTGAATATACCTATCGCTCAACGCATACGCTGCATAACCCAGGCGTTGTCGTTATCTCTCAGTCCGGGGAGACGGCCGATACACTAGCCGCTCTCCGAGAAGCCCATGCCCGGGGACTTGCCACCGTCGCAATCACCAATAATGCTCGTTCCAGCATGGCAACCGAGGCGAGCGCCTCAATGCCAACTTTCGCTGGTGTTGAGAAGGCCATTCCGGCAACGAAAAGCTTTACCACGCAGCTCGCTGTACTCTATTCTCTCGCTCTTCACCTGGCGCGCGTTCGTGGTCGTATGACGCTCCAGGCTGCCGAGGCGCACGGCCGCGAGCTTCAGGAGATTCCCCGTCTCCTTCAAACCGCATTGCCGGAATGGCAGAGACAGATTGATGCGTTGACTCCTCAATTGGCAAGCTCTCGTACGCTGCTTTACCTCGGTCGTGGTGCTCACTATGCGATCGCCCGGGAAGGTGCGCTCAAGCTTAAGGAGTCCGCATATTTAAATGCTGAAGGATATCCCTCTGGCGAACTGAAACATGGCCCCAATGCTCTCGTGAGCAAGGACTCTCCGCTCATCATGATTGCTACGGCCGACTCTGGCGATCCCGACTCTCTGCTGCGCTACTCCAAGGTCCTACAGCTGATGAAGGATATGCGGACACAAGGTGCAGGAATTATCGCCCTAGCGACCGAAGGCGATCAGGAGGTCCCTCAGTACAGCGACTCCTGCCTCTTTATTCCTGCCAGCAACGATCTACTCTCGACCATTCTAGAGGTCGTTCCATTTCAACTGCTTGCCTACTCCCTGGCGATCAGCCGCGGCATCGATGTCGATCGGCCCAGAAACCTGGTCAAGGCCGTCATAGAGGAGTAA